The Exiguobacterium aurantiacum DSM 6208 genome includes a window with the following:
- the leuS gene encoding leucine--tRNA ligase: MDYFKHQDIEPKWQKRWEERDSFRTTEDPDKECFYVLDMFPYPSGAGLHVGHPEGYTATDIIARMKRMQGYNVLHPIGWDAFGLPAEQYALDTGNDPREFTERNIGTFRRQLKELGFSYDWDREISTTDPKYYKWTQWIFTQLYDRGLAYVDEVAVNWCPALGTVLANEEVIDGLSERGNHPVYRVPMKQWVLRITEYAERLLDDLEGLDWPESVKEMQRNWIGKSVGAEVDFKVDGHDKVVTVFTTRPDTLYGATYVTLAPEHPFVKAIATPEQAVAIEAYTEEVSKKTDLERTDLAKEKTGVFTGAYAINPVNGEKLPIWIADYVLSTYGTGAVMAVPGHDERDYEFAQTFDLPIREVVKGGNLDEAAYVEDGVHVNSGSLDGLNKADAIAKIIEELELAGTGRAKTTYRLRDWLFSRQRYWGEPIPIVHMEDGTLKTVPVEDLPLELPIIDEIKPSGTGESPLANADEWLTYTDPVTGEKGRRETNTMPQWAGSCWYYIRYIDPHNEDMIADPEKLKRWLPVDLYIGGTEHAVLHLLYARFWHKVLYDIGIVPTNEPFQKLYNQGMILGENNEKMSKSKGNVVNPDDIVKSHGADTLRLYEMFMGPLDAAIAWSTNGLDGARRFLDRVWRLFEQTKLEDNAPTADFERTYHQTVKKVTEDYEALRFNTAISQLMVFINEAYKQDTLPKQEMVNFIKMLAPVAPHLAEELWERLGMTEDLTYAAWPTFDESKLVSDTIEVVIQVNGKLRAKMHVARDASKDVLETEALGNERVQEFTEGKTVRKVIVVPGKLVNIVVG; this comes from the coding sequence TTGGACTATTTTAAACATCAAGACATCGAGCCGAAATGGCAAAAACGTTGGGAAGAGCGCGACTCGTTCCGGACGACAGAAGACCCGGACAAGGAGTGTTTCTACGTCTTAGACATGTTCCCTTATCCGTCAGGGGCCGGCCTTCACGTCGGACACCCGGAAGGTTACACGGCGACGGACATCATCGCCCGCATGAAACGGATGCAAGGGTACAACGTGCTTCATCCGATCGGCTGGGACGCGTTCGGTCTTCCGGCCGAGCAGTACGCCTTAGATACAGGGAACGACCCGCGCGAGTTCACGGAACGCAACATCGGCACGTTCCGCCGTCAGTTGAAAGAACTCGGCTTCTCGTACGACTGGGACCGTGAAATTAGTACGACCGATCCGAAATACTACAAGTGGACACAGTGGATCTTCACGCAACTTTACGACCGTGGCCTCGCCTACGTCGATGAAGTGGCCGTCAACTGGTGCCCGGCCCTCGGTACGGTGCTCGCGAACGAAGAAGTCATCGACGGTTTGTCAGAACGCGGCAACCATCCAGTGTACCGTGTCCCGATGAAGCAGTGGGTGCTCCGCATCACGGAATACGCGGAACGGTTGCTTGATGATTTGGAAGGGCTCGATTGGCCAGAGAGCGTCAAAGAGATGCAGCGCAACTGGATCGGGAAGTCGGTCGGCGCCGAAGTCGACTTCAAAGTCGACGGTCACGATAAAGTCGTCACCGTGTTCACGACACGCCCGGACACGCTTTACGGGGCGACATACGTCACGCTCGCGCCGGAGCATCCGTTCGTCAAGGCGATCGCGACGCCGGAACAAGCGGTAGCGATCGAAGCGTATACCGAGGAAGTATCGAAGAAGACGGACCTTGAACGGACCGACCTCGCCAAAGAGAAGACCGGTGTCTTCACGGGTGCATACGCCATCAACCCGGTCAACGGCGAGAAACTCCCGATTTGGATCGCCGACTACGTCTTGTCGACGTATGGGACAGGCGCGGTCATGGCCGTACCTGGACATGATGAGCGCGATTACGAGTTCGCGCAGACGTTCGATCTTCCGATCCGGGAAGTCGTCAAAGGCGGTAACTTGGACGAGGCCGCTTACGTCGAGGACGGCGTCCACGTCAACTCAGGTAGCTTGGACGGTCTCAACAAAGCTGACGCCATCGCCAAAATCATTGAAGAACTTGAACTCGCCGGCACCGGCCGTGCGAAGACGACGTATCGTCTCCGTGACTGGTTGTTCAGCCGCCAACGCTATTGGGGCGAGCCGATTCCGATCGTTCATATGGAAGACGGCACACTCAAGACAGTACCGGTGGAAGACCTTCCGCTCGAGCTCCCGATCATCGATGAAATCAAACCGTCAGGAACAGGGGAGTCACCGCTCGCCAATGCGGATGAGTGGTTGACGTACACGGATCCGGTTACTGGGGAGAAAGGCCGTCGCGAGACGAACACGATGCCACAATGGGCCGGCAGTTGCTGGTACTATATCCGCTACATCGACCCGCATAACGAAGACATGATCGCCGACCCTGAGAAGCTCAAGCGCTGGCTTCCGGTCGACTTGTATATCGGCGGTACGGAGCATGCGGTGCTTCACTTGCTTTACGCACGTTTCTGGCACAAAGTGCTTTACGATATCGGCATCGTCCCGACGAACGAGCCGTTCCAAAAGTTGTATAACCAAGGGATGATCCTCGGTGAGAACAATGAGAAGATGTCGAAATCAAAAGGCAACGTCGTCAACCCGGACGATATCGTCAAGTCGCACGGAGCCGATACGCTCCGCCTTTATGAGATGTTCATGGGCCCACTCGATGCGGCCATTGCTTGGTCGACGAACGGTCTTGACGGTGCCCGTCGCTTCCTCGACCGCGTCTGGCGTTTGTTCGAACAGACGAAACTAGAAGACAACGCCCCGACGGCTGACTTCGAACGCACGTATCATCAAACGGTGAAAAAAGTGACCGAAGATTACGAGGCGCTCCGTTTCAATACGGCGATCTCGCAACTTATGGTGTTCATCAATGAGGCGTATAAGCAAGACACGCTTCCGAAACAAGAGATGGTCAACTTCATCAAGATGCTCGCCCCGGTCGCACCGCACTTGGCCGAAGAGTTGTGGGAACGTCTCGGCATGACGGAAGACTTGACGTACGCGGCATGGCCGACGTTCGATGAGTCGAAACTCGTCAGCGACACGATTGAAGTCGTCATCCAAGTGAACGGGAAGCTTCGCGCGAAGATGCATGTGGCTCGTGACGCTTCGAAAGACGTCCTCGAGACGGAGGCGCTCGGAAACGAGCGCGTCCAAGAGTTCACAGAAGGGAAGACGGTCCGTAAAGTCATCGTCGTCCCGGGCAAGCTCGTCAATATCGTCGTAGGATGA
- a CDS encoding pseudouridine synthase, producing MRIDKLLANMGYGSRKDVKILLKQGVVRVDDQLVKDAKRQVHLETERVTVQGEVVEYRPFVYLMMNKPAGVVSATEDKVESTVIELIDPSYAHYELFPVGRLDKDTTGLLLLTNDGAFNHALMSPRKHVDKVYVAEVDGEMTVDDVRRFAEGVELEDGYTTKPARLEVLSRNGRRSTIRLTLSEGKYHQVKRMVAAVGKHVEQLERVQIGPLELDPALAPGEYRELTAAEVDQLTT from the coding sequence ATGCGGATTGATAAATTGTTAGCGAACATGGGTTATGGTTCACGGAAAGACGTCAAGATCTTACTGAAACAAGGGGTCGTCCGTGTCGACGACCAACTCGTCAAAGACGCGAAGCGGCAAGTTCATCTAGAGACGGAACGAGTGACCGTCCAAGGCGAAGTGGTCGAGTATCGTCCGTTCGTCTACTTGATGATGAACAAACCGGCCGGTGTCGTCAGTGCGACTGAAGACAAGGTCGAATCGACAGTGATCGAGTTGATCGATCCATCGTATGCCCATTACGAGTTGTTTCCGGTCGGACGTCTCGATAAAGACACGACGGGCCTATTGCTCTTGACGAACGACGGGGCGTTCAATCATGCGCTCATGTCTCCGCGTAAACACGTCGACAAAGTGTACGTCGCCGAGGTCGATGGCGAGATGACGGTCGACGACGTCCGCCGTTTTGCCGAAGGTGTCGAGTTAGAGGACGGCTATACGACGAAGCCGGCCCGGCTCGAAGTGCTTAGTCGGAACGGTCGTCGCTCGACGATCCGTTTGACGTTGTCAGAAGGAAAGTATCATCAAGTGAAGCGGATGGTCGCGGCCGTCGGCAAGCACGTCGAACAACTCGAGCGCGTCCAAATCGGTCCGCTCGAACTCGATCCTGCGCTCGCCCCGGGTGAATATCGGGAACTGACCGCAGCCGAGGTAGATCAACTCACCACGTAA
- a CDS encoding class I SAM-dependent methyltransferase has translation MGLMRVLPFAKHLLREHAKPGTVVIDMTAGNGHDTLFLAELIENGHVYAFDVQEAAVFATRQRLEEAGLTERVSVIHDSHHTVREVVTDETRPITAAVFNLGYLPGSDKTVTTSGQTTIDALEQLLDIMAVGGIIVVVIYHGHDSGKAERDDVLAYVEALDQKKAGVLRYGFINQVNHPPFIVAIEKRA, from the coding sequence ATGGGATTAATGAGAGTTTTACCGTTCGCGAAACATCTGTTACGTGAACACGCTAAGCCTGGAACGGTCGTCATCGACATGACGGCCGGTAACGGGCATGACACGTTATTTTTAGCAGAACTTATCGAAAACGGCCATGTGTACGCGTTCGATGTCCAAGAAGCCGCGGTCTTCGCCACTCGGCAACGGCTCGAGGAAGCGGGACTGACGGAACGTGTGAGCGTCATCCATGACAGCCACCATACCGTACGGGAAGTCGTCACGGATGAGACGCGTCCGATCACGGCAGCCGTCTTCAACCTCGGTTACTTACCGGGAAGCGACAAGACGGTCACGACTTCAGGGCAAACGACGATTGACGCCCTCGAACAGTTGCTCGACATCATGGCGGTCGGCGGGATCATCGTCGTCGTCATCTATCACGGACACGACAGCGGCAAGGCGGAACGGGACGACGTGCTCGCCTACGTCGAAGCACTCGATCAAAAGAAGGCCGGTGTGCTTCGTTACGGCTTCATCAACCAAGTGAACCACCCGCCATTTATCGTGGCAATCGAAAAACGAGCATGA
- a CDS encoding TIGR01212 family radical SAM protein (This family includes YhcC from E. coli K-12, an uncharacterized radical SAM protein.): MTMNNPFGEARYNKLNEAYRREYGGKVFKVPLDGGFTCPNRDGLVSRGGCTFCSDDGSGDFAGNACDPIPVQFAEGKARLHRKWKDARYIAYFQAFSNTYAPVERLRELFEPALEEEGVVGLSIATRPDCLPDDVVDYLVELNGRTSLWVELGLQTIHDKTGKKINRGHDYATFLDGLAKLRRHNIRVCVHIINGLPGETTEMMLDTAREVAKMDIQGIKIHLLHVLKQTPLARQYELGLLELMDEKTYISLVCDQLEYLPENIIVHRLTGDGPPDLLIGPMWSRQKMAVLNAIHAELERRDSFQGKKKDEIHGINESFTVRETSVT; the protein is encoded by the coding sequence ATGACTATGAACAACCCATTTGGCGAAGCCAGATACAACAAATTGAATGAGGCGTATCGTCGCGAATACGGCGGCAAAGTCTTCAAAGTCCCGCTCGACGGAGGCTTCACCTGTCCGAACCGGGACGGCCTCGTCTCTCGAGGCGGCTGCACGTTTTGCTCTGACGACGGGAGCGGAGACTTCGCCGGGAACGCGTGTGACCCGATCCCGGTCCAGTTCGCGGAAGGGAAAGCCCGGTTGCATCGGAAATGGAAAGACGCGCGTTATATCGCTTATTTCCAGGCGTTCAGCAACACGTACGCTCCGGTCGAGCGTTTGCGTGAACTGTTTGAGCCCGCCCTCGAAGAAGAAGGCGTCGTCGGTCTGTCGATTGCGACACGTCCCGACTGCCTGCCGGACGATGTCGTCGATTACCTCGTCGAATTGAACGGGCGGACGTCTTTATGGGTCGAGCTCGGGTTGCAGACGATTCACGATAAGACCGGCAAGAAAATCAACCGCGGACACGACTATGCGACGTTCCTCGACGGGCTGGCCAAACTGCGGCGCCACAACATCCGTGTGTGCGTCCATATTATTAACGGGCTTCCAGGAGAAACGACGGAGATGATGCTCGACACAGCCCGAGAAGTTGCTAAAATGGACATACAAGGAATCAAGATCCATTTGCTCCACGTCTTGAAACAGACGCCGCTCGCACGGCAATACGAATTAGGATTGCTCGAACTGATGGACGAGAAGACGTATATCTCGCTCGTCTGCGACCAGCTCGAGTATTTGCCTGAAAACATCATCGTGCATCGTTTGACCGGAGACGGTCCGCCCGACCTGTTGATCGGACCGATGTGGAGCCGGCAAAAAATGGCTGTTTTGAACGCCATCCACGCCGAGCTGGAGCGCCGTGATTCCTTCCAAGGAAAAAAGAAGGATGAGATACATGGGATTAATGAGAGTTTTACCGTTCGCGAAACATCTGTTACGTGA
- a CDS encoding BaiN/RdsA family NAD(P)/FAD-dependent oxidoreductase, which translates to MKDVIIIGGGPSGLMATYAAAKAGANTLLIDKGSKLGRKLAISGGGRCNVTNRKPVDELVQFIPGNGRFLYSALAQFDNQSIIDLFTGFGIPLKEEDNGRMFPVTDKAQDVVNTLLQAISDLGVEIRKNAKVKTLHFNEANEFTAVELEDGERIEASACVMAVGGQSVPHTGSTGDGYPWAEKAGHTITELFPTEVPIKLNDDFIGTKELQGLSLRDVALTVHGKKGKPIKTHRGDMIFTHFGVSGPIALRCSQYTIKERKRSKERVVLLSLDLFPDMTRDELYQELWKQVQAQPKRAVKNVWKGFIPERMLDLLLASLSFGEEDASQLKKQSVIDFATALKTFELHATGTLDFDKAFVTGGGVSVKEVAPQTMMSKKAPGLFFAGEVLDIHGYTGGYNITAAFTTGHCAGSHAAQFSAVETK; encoded by the coding sequence ATGAAAGACGTCATCATCATCGGAGGAGGGCCGAGCGGCCTCATGGCGACTTACGCCGCCGCGAAAGCCGGCGCCAATACGCTCCTCATCGACAAAGGCTCAAAACTCGGACGCAAGCTCGCCATCTCAGGCGGCGGCCGTTGCAACGTGACGAACCGGAAACCGGTCGACGAACTTGTCCAGTTCATCCCTGGAAACGGTCGTTTCCTTTACAGCGCCCTCGCCCAGTTCGACAATCAGTCGATCATCGACTTGTTCACCGGATTCGGCATCCCGTTGAAAGAAGAAGACAACGGCCGGATGTTCCCCGTGACCGATAAGGCACAAGACGTCGTCAACACGCTCTTGCAAGCCATCAGCGACCTCGGTGTCGAGATTCGAAAAAATGCCAAAGTAAAGACGCTCCATTTTAATGAAGCGAACGAGTTCACCGCCGTCGAACTCGAGGACGGTGAACGCATCGAGGCGAGCGCTTGTGTCATGGCCGTCGGCGGTCAATCGGTCCCCCACACCGGCTCGACCGGTGACGGTTATCCGTGGGCCGAGAAAGCCGGCCACACGATCACCGAGCTGTTCCCGACCGAGGTGCCGATCAAGTTGAACGACGACTTTATCGGGACGAAGGAATTGCAAGGGCTGTCGCTTCGGGACGTCGCCCTCACCGTTCACGGAAAAAAAGGGAAGCCGATCAAGACGCATCGCGGTGACATGATTTTCACCCATTTCGGTGTCTCTGGCCCGATCGCCCTGCGCTGCAGCCAGTATACGATCAAAGAACGGAAGCGCAGTAAAGAACGTGTCGTCCTGCTCTCTCTCGACTTGTTCCCGGACATGACGCGCGACGAGCTGTACCAAGAATTATGGAAACAAGTGCAGGCCCAACCGAAACGTGCCGTCAAAAACGTCTGGAAAGGGTTCATCCCGGAACGGATGCTCGACTTGCTGCTCGCTTCCCTGTCATTTGGTGAAGAAGACGCGAGTCAGTTAAAAAAGCAGTCGGTCATCGACTTCGCCACCGCCTTGAAGACGTTCGAGCTCCACGCAACCGGCACGCTCGACTTTGACAAGGCGTTCGTCACAGGCGGCGGCGTCTCCGTGAAAGAAGTCGCCCCGCAGACGATGATGTCGAAGAAAGCACCCGGCCTCTTCTTTGCCGGTGAAGTGCTCGACATCCATGGCTACACTGGCGGTTACAATATCACAGCCGCTTTCACGACCGGACATTGCGCCGGATCACATGCGGCACAATTTTCTGCCGTCGAGACGAAATAA
- a CDS encoding pyrophosphohydrolase domain-containing protein, with protein MSKRYFYEEVRQFHETFGHPEAKAPEPIALDRAVKRSVWTAEEAVVEFLHQSSRNEEEFLQAVATFKQGFENAVEKSLKEASPTTDVERLVGQGDALTDALYFVMGSFVELGLDPVPLFEIVQRANMAKLGPDGKPILRESDNKIMKPEGWMPPEPELEAEVLRQMAKK; from the coding sequence ATGAGCAAACGATATTTTTATGAAGAAGTCCGCCAATTCCATGAGACGTTCGGTCACCCTGAGGCGAAAGCCCCTGAACCGATCGCGCTCGACCGTGCCGTCAAGCGCTCGGTATGGACCGCGGAAGAGGCAGTCGTCGAATTTTTACACCAATCGTCACGAAACGAGGAAGAGTTTCTCCAAGCCGTGGCGACGTTCAAACAAGGGTTTGAAAACGCGGTCGAGAAGTCGCTTAAAGAAGCCTCACCGACGACCGACGTCGAACGGCTCGTCGGTCAAGGCGATGCCTTGACCGATGCCCTCTACTTCGTCATGGGCAGTTTCGTCGAGCTCGGTCTCGACCCGGTCCCATTGTTTGAAATCGTACAACGGGCGAATATGGCGAAACTCGGTCCGGACGGGAAACCGATTTTACGCGAATCGGACAACAAAATCATGAAGCCAGAAGGATGGATGCCGCCAGAGCCGGAACTTGAGGCCGAAGTGCTCCGCCAGATGGCAAAAAAATAA
- a CDS encoding MDR family MFS transporter: MNKKMPISIWILVIAMALNTTAASFLWPFNTLYINGYLGESMTLAGVALLVNSALAIVGNYIGGTLFDRLGGKTTLVIAVSLLLASSLGFLLFHATFSGYLVWLGLIGFSGGLVFPTVYAFAGLIWPEGGRRSFNAIYVAQNVGVALGTAMSGQVARINIEWIFYANFFLSVLFVVVLLFGFRYLKETTRPVVESQLETAATSLSGATMKSMWYVAIGYAVLWFVYVQWQGTIAVHSQGLGVTISQYSLLWTVNGAMIVFAQPLLNRMLRQFEDDLKRQLVIGGIIFLAAFAIVPFAGAFSMFMVAMIVMTIGEMFIWPAVPTIAAKLAPAGKAGQYQGLVNIAASVGRMVGPTMSGFVYDVFGIGAVFTMLFMLTAIALAFFIFMKDIRVPEKSS, encoded by the coding sequence GTGAACAAGAAAATGCCGATCTCAATATGGATTTTGGTCATCGCGATGGCGCTCAATACGACGGCGGCGTCTTTTTTATGGCCGTTTAACACGTTATATATTAATGGCTACTTAGGAGAATCGATGACGCTTGCCGGCGTCGCGCTCCTCGTCAACTCCGCCCTAGCCATCGTCGGGAACTATATCGGTGGGACGCTGTTCGACCGGCTCGGCGGCAAGACGACGCTCGTGATCGCGGTGTCGCTACTTCTTGCCAGTTCGCTCGGGTTTCTGTTGTTCCATGCGACGTTCAGCGGGTACTTGGTCTGGCTCGGACTCATCGGTTTCTCAGGCGGACTCGTCTTCCCGACGGTGTACGCCTTCGCCGGTTTGATTTGGCCGGAAGGGGGACGCCGTTCGTTCAACGCGATTTACGTCGCTCAAAACGTCGGGGTCGCTCTCGGCACGGCGATGAGCGGGCAAGTGGCGCGCATCAACATCGAGTGGATCTTTTATGCGAACTTCTTCTTGTCGGTCTTGTTCGTCGTCGTCCTCTTGTTCGGGTTCCGTTACTTGAAAGAAACGACCCGGCCGGTCGTCGAGTCACAGCTTGAGACCGCCGCGACGTCATTGTCCGGTGCGACGATGAAGTCGATGTGGTACGTCGCCATCGGGTATGCCGTCCTTTGGTTCGTTTACGTCCAGTGGCAAGGGACGATCGCCGTCCACTCGCAAGGGCTTGGTGTGACCATTAGCCAGTATTCACTTCTTTGGACGGTGAACGGGGCGATGATTGTGTTCGCACAGCCGCTCCTCAACCGGATGCTCCGTCAATTCGAAGACGACTTGAAGCGTCAACTAGTCATCGGCGGTATCATTTTCCTCGCCGCGTTCGCAATCGTACCGTTCGCAGGTGCGTTCTCAATGTTCATGGTCGCGATGATCGTCATGACGATCGGGGAGATGTTCATCTGGCCGGCCGTCCCGACGATTGCCGCCAAACTTGCACCGGCAGGGAAAGCCGGACAGTATCAAGGGCTCGTCAATATCGCAGCCTCGGTCGGCCGGATGGTCGGTCCGACGATGTCAGGGTTTGTATATGACGTGTTCGGCATCGGTGCCGTCTTTACGATGCTCTTCATGCTCACGGCAATCGCGCTCGCGTTCTTCATTTTCATGAAAGACATCCGTGTCCCTGAAAAATCAAGTTGA
- a CDS encoding putative polysaccharide biosynthesis protein, translating to MSSSVKQDSGRESFVKGTLLLSAGNLISRMLGLLYTFPFQAMVGIAGVTLYQAAYTYYALMIAISTAGIPVAVSKFIAKYNALGEYGTSQRLFRQGMKLMLVTGVVAFLVLFFAAPWLSELMVRNSDNNQQYVDSLTLVTRSVSFALLLIPAMSMVRGYFQGHQDMAPTAISQVIEQIVRILFLLSGTMLVLFVLSDSNLVRPLAETLGGTGAVETTELNGLKVLAVTIATFSAFIGAIGSIVVLAMYWRRRKDIHRQTENPAGTPVRSMKSLLLELLSYSIPIVMVGLSTPLYQFVDQLTMVNTLLNSGKTVSEATSAFGFLTGNAHKIVLIPVSIAASVSMATIPLVTRSFTHGDMTKVRDQVNHIFQVSFFVTIPAVIGLVALSEPLFGTLFPRDREGWVYLLHYAPSAFFLAYYSVAAAILQGINRQYFTIFATAMGLLAKVALNVPFVYMLGGIGAGYATIAGYIVAIILMVWKIQRALHFPYKQLLRRTMLMFAMGAAMFIVVYGSLFVTLNDEPSWGNDIWATFVGFGLGLVVYGYLGWRSHLAGKLLGKRFQYRRKN from the coding sequence ATGTCATCAAGCGTCAAACAAGATTCAGGAAGAGAGTCCTTCGTCAAAGGCACGCTCCTTTTATCGGCCGGGAACTTGATTTCCCGGATGCTCGGACTGTTGTATACGTTCCCGTTCCAAGCGATGGTCGGGATTGCCGGTGTCACGCTCTATCAGGCGGCGTATACGTATTATGCGCTCATGATCGCCATCTCGACGGCGGGCATCCCCGTTGCCGTCTCGAAGTTCATTGCGAAGTATAATGCGCTCGGTGAGTACGGGACGAGTCAGCGGTTGTTCCGTCAAGGGATGAAACTCATGCTCGTCACCGGGGTCGTCGCGTTTTTAGTGCTGTTTTTCGCGGCCCCGTGGCTATCTGAGCTCATGGTGCGTAACTCAGACAACAACCAACAGTACGTCGACTCGCTCACGCTCGTCACACGCAGCGTCAGTTTCGCGCTCTTGCTCATCCCGGCGATGAGTATGGTCCGCGGTTATTTCCAAGGCCATCAAGATATGGCCCCGACCGCGATTTCCCAGGTCATCGAACAAATCGTTCGCATCCTATTCTTGCTGAGCGGAACGATGCTCGTCTTGTTCGTCTTGTCTGACTCGAACCTCGTTCGACCACTCGCCGAAACGTTAGGCGGGACCGGGGCGGTCGAGACGACCGAGTTGAACGGACTGAAAGTGCTCGCCGTCACGATTGCGACGTTCAGCGCGTTCATCGGCGCGATTGGAAGTATCGTTGTCCTCGCGATGTACTGGCGCAGACGAAAAGACATTCATCGCCAGACTGAAAATCCTGCCGGGACACCGGTCCGCTCGATGAAGTCACTCTTACTCGAGCTGCTCAGCTATTCGATTCCAATCGTCATGGTCGGATTGTCGACACCGCTCTACCAGTTCGTCGACCAGTTGACGATGGTCAACACGCTCCTCAACTCCGGTAAGACGGTGTCCGAGGCGACGTCGGCGTTCGGTTTCTTGACGGGGAACGCCCATAAGATCGTCTTGATTCCAGTGTCGATCGCGGCCAGTGTGTCGATGGCGACGATCCCGCTCGTCACGCGCTCGTTCACACACGGGGACATGACGAAAGTCCGTGACCAAGTGAACCACATTTTCCAAGTGTCATTTTTCGTGACGATCCCGGCTGTCATCGGGCTCGTCGCCTTGTCGGAACCGCTGTTCGGGACATTGTTCCCGCGCGACCGTGAAGGTTGGGTTTACTTGCTTCATTATGCACCGAGTGCCTTTTTCCTCGCTTACTATTCCGTGGCAGCGGCGATCTTGCAAGGGATCAACCGGCAGTATTTCACGATCTTTGCGACGGCGATGGGACTTCTCGCCAAAGTCGCCTTGAACGTGCCGTTCGTCTACATGCTCGGCGGGATCGGGGCCGGCTATGCGACGATTGCCGGTTATATCGTCGCCATCATCCTCATGGTGTGGAAAATTCAACGAGCCCTTCACTTCCCATACAAACAGTTGTTGCGTCGGACGATGCTCATGTTTGCGATGGGGGCGGCGATGTTCATCGTCGTGTACGGTTCCTTGTTCGTCACGTTGAACGATGAACCGAGCTGGGGGAATGACATATGGGCGACGTTCGTCGGCTTCGGCCTCGGTCTCGTCGTCTACGGTTATCTCGGCTGGCGCAGTCATTTGGCTGGAAAGCTGTTAGGAAAACGATTCCAGTATCGGAGGAAGAACTAA
- a CDS encoding DeoR family transcriptional regulator — translation MKGSTDRMLTRIKSIYLFINERECVTTSELVEEFGITSRTVQRDLNVLEYNNLVESPSRGTWTSSKRSLKTAN, via the coding sequence ATGAAAGGTTCAACAGATCGTATGCTAACCCGTATTAAGTCAATTTATTTGTTTATTAATGAGAGGGAATGCGTTACCACTTCAGAACTAGTAGAGGAGTTCGGGATCACATCACGCACCGTACAGCGTGATTTGAACGTACTTGAATACAACAATCTTGTTGAAAGCCCGAGCCGCGGCACGTGGACATCTTCAAAACGTTCGCTCAAAACGGCAAACTGA